The Lichenihabitans psoromatis genome contains a region encoding:
- a CDS encoding alpha/beta fold hydrolase, whose protein sequence is MVTIRKPALTNVERRRFMALTAATMASTQIVAKSALAAEATTSAHAVKSSEVPRYKTSFPPLKQIDAGPLSIAYVEDGPADGPVMILLHGWPYDIHSFVEVVPLLASEGYRVIVPYLRGYGATRFLSADTPRNGQQTALALDVIALMDAMKIEKAVLGGFDWGARSANVVAALWPGRCAALVSVSGYLIGSQHASEAPLPPKAELAWWYQFYFATERGRLGYERNRRDFARLIWQSASPDWRFDDATFERTARAFDNPDHVAIVIHNYRWRLSLAQGEALYETYESRLASAPAITVPTITIEGDANGAPHPEPASYAAKYTGPYAHRLIRGGIGHNLPQEAPAAFADAIRDAAHQA, encoded by the coding sequence ATGGTCACGATCAGAAAACCCGCTCTGACGAATGTCGAGCGCCGCCGCTTTATGGCGTTGACCGCGGCAACCATGGCGTCGACGCAAATTGTTGCGAAGAGCGCTCTTGCGGCCGAGGCGACGACGAGCGCGCATGCCGTCAAATCCTCAGAGGTGCCACGTTACAAGACCTCGTTTCCGCCACTCAAGCAGATCGACGCGGGTCCGCTCAGCATTGCTTACGTCGAGGATGGGCCGGCTGACGGACCGGTGATGATCCTTCTGCACGGATGGCCCTACGACATCCATAGTTTCGTCGAGGTCGTGCCCTTGCTCGCTTCCGAGGGCTATCGCGTGATCGTTCCCTATCTCCGGGGTTACGGAGCGACACGCTTCTTATCCGCCGACACGCCCCGCAACGGCCAGCAGACTGCTCTCGCCCTTGATGTCATTGCCCTAATGGATGCGATGAAAATCGAGAAGGCGGTTTTGGGAGGCTTCGACTGGGGTGCGCGTTCAGCAAATGTCGTCGCGGCGCTCTGGCCGGGCCGCTGTGCAGCACTGGTTTCGGTGAGCGGCTATCTGATTGGGAGCCAGCACGCCAGCGAGGCACCGCTGCCGCCGAAGGCCGAACTTGCCTGGTGGTATCAGTTTTATTTTGCGACCGAACGTGGCCGTTTGGGATACGAGCGCAACCGGCGCGATTTCGCCCGGCTCATCTGGCAGAGCGCTTCACCCGACTGGCGGTTCGACGACGCCACGTTCGAGAGGACCGCACGCGCCTTCGACAACCCGGACCACGTCGCGATCGTGATCCATAATTATCGCTGGCGGCTCAGTCTTGCGCAGGGCGAGGCTCTTTATGAAACCTATGAGAGTCGTCTCGCATCGGCCCCCGCCATCACGGTTCCGACGATCACGATCGAGGGCGACGCGAACGGTGCGCCGCATCCAGAGCCGGCAAGCTATGCCGCCAAATATACCGGACCTTATGCCCACCGCCTGATCCGTGGCGGCATCGGGCACAACTTACCACAAGAGGCGCCGGCAGCCTTTGCTGACGCCATACGGGATGCAGCCCATCAGGCGTAA
- a CDS encoding amino acid ABC transporter ATP-binding protein — protein MIEIHNLTKRYGATTVLKGCSTNVAKGEVVVVCGPSGSGKSTLIKCVNALEPFDEGTILVDGISVGDPSTDLPGLRTRIGMVFQSFELFPHLTIIDNLTLAPMKVLGRSSDLARRKALALLDRVGLADHAAKYPGRLSGGQQQRVAIARALAMDPLAMLFDEPTSALDPEMISEVLDVMTALARDGMTMMCVTHEMGFARRVAHRVIFIDGGVIVEDRPTAAFFGDTASPRAKTFLSRILHH, from the coding sequence ATGATCGAGATCCATAATCTCACCAAGCGCTACGGCGCCACGACGGTGCTGAAGGGCTGCTCGACAAATGTCGCCAAAGGCGAGGTCGTGGTCGTGTGCGGCCCCTCGGGCTCGGGCAAATCGACGCTCATCAAATGCGTGAATGCGCTGGAGCCGTTCGACGAAGGCACGATCCTGGTCGACGGCATCTCGGTCGGCGATCCGTCGACGGATCTGCCGGGCTTGAGGACCCGGATCGGCATGGTGTTCCAGAGCTTCGAGCTCTTTCCTCACCTCACGATCATCGACAATCTCACGCTCGCACCCATGAAGGTCCTGGGCCGGAGTTCAGACCTCGCACGACGCAAGGCATTGGCGCTGCTCGATCGCGTCGGCCTGGCCGATCATGCGGCCAAATATCCAGGTCGGCTTTCGGGTGGCCAGCAGCAACGCGTCGCTATCGCACGCGCGCTCGCTATGGACCCGCTGGCCATGCTGTTCGACGAGCCGACGTCCGCTCTCGATCCGGAGATGATCTCCGAGGTGCTCGACGTCATGACTGCGCTTGCGCGCGATGGCATGACCATGATGTGCGTGACGCATGAAATGGGCTTTGCCCGTCGCGTCGCCCACCGCGTCATCTTCATCGACGGCGGCGTCATCGTCGAGGACCGACCCACCGCCGCCTTCTTTGGCGACACGGCGTCGCCGCGTGCCAAGACGTTCCTGAGCCGGATCTTGCATCATTAA
- a CDS encoding amino acid ABC transporter permease — protein MNAWDWSGFFEYLVNPYILAGAWATLWLTAVSMVCGLALGFVLAMMRRSRVLPVSAPAGFYVWLFRGTPLLVQLIVIYTGLPQLGIKFGVIQSALIGLSLNEAAYLAEIIRAGIGAVPQGQVRAARALGMKERQIMQHIVLPQAFRIILPPLGNSVNGLLKTTSITSVISMEELLRRTQLLIQEKFEVLELFTVAALYYLVMTTAWQLVQRRLELYAGRADAPPTGAGA, from the coding sequence ATGAACGCCTGGGACTGGTCGGGATTTTTCGAGTATCTCGTCAATCCCTACATCCTCGCCGGAGCGTGGGCGACCTTATGGCTGACAGCCGTTTCCATGGTGTGCGGTCTGGCGCTCGGGTTCGTGCTCGCCATGATGCGCCGCTCTCGCGTGCTTCCCGTGTCGGCGCCGGCTGGCTTCTACGTCTGGCTGTTTCGCGGCACGCCGCTCCTGGTGCAACTGATCGTCATCTATACCGGTCTGCCGCAACTCGGGATCAAGTTCGGCGTGATCCAATCGGCCCTCATCGGTCTGTCGCTCAACGAGGCGGCCTATCTGGCCGAAATCATTCGGGCCGGCATTGGCGCCGTACCACAAGGCCAGGTGCGAGCGGCCCGTGCGCTCGGCATGAAAGAGCGGCAGATCATGCAGCATATCGTGCTGCCGCAGGCGTTCCGCATCATTCTCCCGCCGCTCGGCAATTCAGTGAACGGCTTGCTCAAGACCACGTCGATCACGTCCGTCATTTCGATGGAGGAGCTGTTGCGCCGGACCCAATTGCTGATTCAGGAAAAATTCGAGGTGCTGGAGCTCTTCACGGTTGCGGCGCTCTACTACCTCGTCATGACCACCGCCTGGCAACTCGTGCAGCGCCGGCTCGAGCTATATGCCGGCCGCGCGGACGCGCCGCCGACGGGCGCGGGCGCCTGA
- a CDS encoding GntR family transcriptional regulator: MIRHKRLRGGDVIVEARLAETIGVSRTPLREALQRLEGEGMVEKTGGRSYCVRRVDLVEYLKSLKVREILEPEAAALAVDHIPGVRLAAVRQETLQMLEATTYHTDAHWRSDDNLHNMFIDGSGNEVMARILRQLRATTRLFEIDRLKERLKPDSREHLVIVDALIAGDAGAVREAVTIHIRSLIDFALAALR; the protein is encoded by the coding sequence ATGATCCGCCACAAGCGCCTGCGCGGCGGCGACGTGATCGTGGAGGCGCGCTTGGCGGAGACCATCGGGGTTTCGCGCACACCGCTTCGCGAGGCGCTGCAACGGCTCGAGGGCGAGGGGATGGTCGAGAAGACCGGTGGACGCTCCTATTGTGTGCGCCGGGTGGACCTCGTCGAATATTTGAAGAGCCTCAAGGTGCGCGAGATTTTGGAGCCCGAGGCCGCGGCGCTGGCTGTCGACCACATCCCAGGCGTGCGGCTTGCTGCCGTGCGGCAGGAAACGCTGCAGATGCTCGAAGCCACCACCTACCACACCGACGCGCATTGGCGCTCGGACGACAACCTGCACAATATGTTCATCGACGGCTCGGGGAACGAGGTGATGGCCCGCATCCTTCGGCAGTTGCGAGCGACGACGCGATTATTCGAGATCGACCGGCTGAAAGAGCGCTTGAAGCCCGACTCGCGTGAGCATCTCGTCATCGTGGATGCGCTGATCGCCGGCGATGCAGGCGCGGTCCGTGAGGCGGTGACGATCCATATCCGCAGCCTCATCGATTTCGCGCTTGCGGCCCTCCGGTAG
- a CDS encoding dihydrodipicolinate synthase family protein: MSKTFRGTYTVMMTPNHEDGRLDLAALAHFVEWQIREGIHGLIPLGSTGEFLSLTEDERIAVAETVIRTAAGRVPTLIGTGAEDTREAVRLSQQAERLGADGVMVIPPFYSTPTDDEIVHHYDTVARAIGIPIMIYNNPATSNVDLKPGLVARLAAIDNCRYIKESTLEVTRVRDILRLCGDRMTVFGGILGFESFVEGAEGWVAVASNVAPGPLARLFTLVADDNKVREAHALYLKWLPLIEAVGGHRYVAATKALLSHMGLPAGPPRPPRLPLPAAEDAALKVMVETFGLAFPHAA, translated from the coding sequence ATGAGCAAAACCTTTCGCGGCACCTATACAGTGATGATGACGCCGAACCACGAGGATGGTCGGCTCGATCTCGCGGCGCTCGCCCATTTCGTCGAGTGGCAGATCCGGGAGGGCATCCACGGCCTGATCCCGCTCGGCTCGACAGGCGAATTTCTCTCGTTGACCGAAGACGAGCGCATCGCCGTCGCCGAAACCGTGATCCGCACCGCAGCAGGCCGCGTCCCGACGTTGATCGGCACGGGAGCCGAGGACACCCGCGAAGCGGTGCGCCTGAGCCAGCAAGCCGAGCGCCTCGGCGCCGACGGCGTTATGGTGATCCCACCTTTCTATTCGACGCCGACCGACGATGAGATCGTGCATCACTATGACACCGTCGCCCGTGCGATCGGCATTCCGATCATGATTTATAACAACCCAGCGACCTCGAACGTCGACTTGAAGCCGGGGCTAGTCGCGCGTCTCGCCGCCATCGACAACTGCCGCTACATCAAGGAATCGACGTTGGAGGTGACGCGCGTGCGCGACATTCTGAGACTCTGCGGCGATCGAATGACGGTATTCGGCGGCATTCTCGGTTTTGAATCGTTCGTCGAGGGCGCCGAGGGTTGGGTCGCGGTGGCGTCCAATGTGGCGCCGGGCCCGCTGGCGCGGCTCTTCACGCTCGTGGCTGACGACAACAAGGTGCGCGAAGCCCATGCGCTTTACCTCAAGTGGCTGCCGCTGATCGAGGCCGTCGGCGGACACCGCTACGTCGCAGCCACCAAGGCCTTGCTCAGCCACATGGGCCTGCCGGCCGGTCCGCCGCGCCCCCCGCGCCTGCCGCTCCCGGCAGCCGAGGATGCAGCCCTGAAGGTCATGGTCGAAACTTTCGGTCTTGCCTTTCCCCATGCCGCATAG
- a CDS encoding FAD-dependent oxidoreductase yields the protein MPHRRGAIWRMTLDGAPLFAVPGESIAAAILASGAMAHGLGRDGTPRGPFCGMGVCHDCLVSVDGRAGQRACLTKARDGMRLGGQPQLPDIRSDTLSSLTEPPESFSEIAVDILVVGAGPAGLAAAESARAAGATVLLIDERPAPGGQYYKQPATHPANPVDQQARDGAVLIARVRAAGVDLQSGGIVWGGERDASGGLVIGCIVDAVARRIRPRRLIVATGAFEAAPILPGWTLPGIMTTGALQTLLRSDGFVPPMRIAIAGNGPLNLQVAAELLRRGVTPVAVIEAAPPPWTRPREAAALLRAGPTLASAGLRQIAALRRAGRPVLWSSRVIEARGTDRVKQIAVSTQGAPAPRLIPVDLVAIGEGFRPSHDLPRLLGCRYEADGSHELSLVHDFTGTTSQADILVVGEAGRFGGAAMASQQGLLAGRAAARQLGFAVSADDQPVIKRLARAATFQRHLWALFAAEPPGLSRATSETIVCRCESLTRGTLERAIVDHDVTDLATLKRLTRAGMGRCQGRYCAEHLQRLVGTHPDERAAFAPQMPLRPVPLAALALEKPEWGGHTRNMLPDWIPGPASVELHGDLHADVVVIGAGIVGLATALFLARAGHDVLVLDRAEPNSLASGGNAGSLHGQLLSFDHGARAEAGGAPAARTLPLQRDSIALWMALERELGVDFEIKRTGGLMVAETERDLAFLNAKTRVERQHGVTCDVITAADLRRLEPALADDFVGAAFCPDEGKINPLVATQGILAAALEAGARVERRAAVTHITRNQQGFRIGTSRGTVTAPRIVNAAGAFASTIGRMLGLNVPVHGAPLQMVVTEPAAPALTCLVAHADRHLTLKQAANGSFLIGGGWTAGLDPVHGHPRPRMASLEGNLWVAQRVMPGLRKLHVLRSWAAMNINIDGAPILGEDPRQPGLFHAVTSNGYTLGPLMGRMTADLISRGATDRDISGFSIARFEG from the coding sequence ATGCCGCATAGGCGTGGCGCCATCTGGCGGATGACGCTCGATGGAGCGCCGCTCTTTGCTGTCCCGGGCGAGAGTATCGCTGCGGCGATCTTGGCAAGTGGCGCCATGGCGCACGGCCTCGGCCGGGACGGAACGCCGCGCGGGCCATTTTGCGGGATGGGGGTTTGCCACGATTGTCTGGTGAGCGTGGATGGCCGAGCCGGTCAGCGCGCCTGCCTGACCAAGGCGCGGGACGGCATGCGCCTTGGTGGCCAGCCGCAATTGCCCGACATCCGGTCGGATACGCTGTCGTCTCTCACGGAACCCCCTGAGAGCTTCTCCGAGATCGCCGTCGACATTCTGGTGGTCGGCGCCGGTCCGGCCGGTCTCGCCGCAGCCGAAAGTGCGCGGGCGGCAGGCGCGACGGTTCTGCTCATCGACGAGCGTCCCGCGCCGGGCGGCCAGTACTACAAGCAACCCGCCACGCACCCCGCCAATCCGGTGGATCAGCAGGCTCGCGATGGGGCCGTTTTGATCGCGCGCGTTCGGGCCGCCGGCGTCGATCTCCAATCCGGCGGCATCGTCTGGGGTGGCGAACGCGACGCGTCCGGCGGCCTCGTCATCGGATGCATCGTCGACGCCGTCGCGAGGCGCATTCGGCCACGCCGGTTGATCGTGGCCACAGGAGCCTTTGAAGCGGCCCCGATCCTTCCCGGCTGGACCCTGCCGGGCATCATGACGACCGGCGCACTGCAAACGCTTTTGAGGAGCGACGGCTTCGTTCCCCCCATGCGGATCGCCATCGCCGGCAACGGCCCGTTGAACCTCCAAGTCGCGGCCGAATTGCTCCGTCGGGGCGTGACGCCGGTCGCTGTCATCGAGGCCGCACCGCCGCCTTGGACGCGCCCGCGCGAGGCGGCAGCGCTGCTACGTGCAGGCCCCACGCTCGCCAGCGCCGGCCTGCGCCAGATCGCGGCGCTGCGCCGGGCAGGTCGTCCGGTTTTGTGGAGCAGCCGGGTGATCGAGGCCAGGGGCACAGATCGCGTCAAACAGATCGCGGTGTCGACGCAAGGCGCCCCAGCGCCACGTCTCATCCCGGTGGATCTCGTCGCCATCGGCGAGGGGTTCCGCCCCTCGCACGACTTGCCGCGTCTGCTCGGATGCCGATACGAAGCCGATGGCAGCCATGAACTCAGCCTTGTCCACGATTTCACCGGAACGACATCACAAGCCGATATCCTGGTGGTCGGCGAAGCGGGCCGGTTCGGGGGCGCCGCGATGGCGAGCCAGCAGGGATTGCTGGCGGGTCGGGCCGCAGCGCGACAACTCGGCTTTGCCGTGTCGGCCGACGACCAGCCTGTGATCAAGCGCCTCGCGCGCGCCGCGACCTTCCAGCGCCACCTCTGGGCTCTGTTCGCCGCCGAGCCGCCTGGCCTGTCGCGCGCCACAAGCGAGACGATCGTCTGCCGCTGCGAATCTCTTACGCGTGGCACGCTGGAGCGCGCGATCGTCGACCATGACGTGACCGACCTCGCCACGCTGAAACGCCTCACGCGCGCCGGCATGGGACGCTGCCAGGGCCGTTACTGCGCCGAACATCTCCAGCGGCTCGTCGGCACCCATCCGGACGAACGCGCCGCCTTTGCGCCGCAGATGCCGCTTCGCCCCGTCCCGCTTGCGGCTCTGGCGCTCGAAAAGCCCGAATGGGGCGGCCACACGCGCAACATGCTGCCGGACTGGATTCCCGGCCCCGCGTCGGTCGAGCTCCACGGCGACCTTCACGCCGACGTGGTCGTGATCGGAGCCGGCATCGTGGGCCTTGCGACGGCTCTCTTTCTGGCCCGTGCGGGGCACGACGTGCTGGTGCTCGACCGCGCGGAGCCGAACAGCCTTGCGTCGGGCGGCAATGCCGGCAGCCTGCATGGCCAATTGCTGTCGTTCGACCATGGGGCCCGGGCCGAAGCGGGCGGCGCCCCCGCGGCCCGGACATTGCCGCTGCAGCGCGACTCCATCGCGCTTTGGATGGCGCTCGAACGCGAGCTTGGGGTCGACTTCGAGATCAAGCGCACCGGCGGATTGATGGTGGCGGAGACCGAGCGCGATCTCGCCTTTCTGAACGCCAAGACGCGGGTCGAGCGCCAACACGGCGTCACCTGCGACGTCATCACGGCCGCCGATCTCCGGCGGCTCGAACCCGCACTCGCCGACGATTTTGTGGGGGCTGCCTTCTGTCCGGACGAAGGGAAGATCAATCCTCTGGTCGCCACGCAGGGCATCCTTGCGGCCGCACTCGAGGCGGGCGCTCGGGTGGAGCGCCGCGCGGCCGTCACCCACATTACACGAAACCAGCAAGGGTTTCGGATCGGGACGTCGCGTGGCACCGTCACGGCCCCTCGGATCGTCAACGCGGCTGGGGCATTTGCCTCGACCATCGGGCGAATGCTCGGCTTGAATGTGCCGGTGCATGGGGCGCCCCTGCAGATGGTGGTCACGGAACCGGCCGCGCCCGCCCTCACCTGCCTCGTGGCTCACGCGGACCGCCATCTCACGTTGAAGCAAGCCGCGAACGGCTCGTTCCTGATCGGCGGTGGTTGGACGGCCGGGCTCGACCCCGTGCACGGACATCCTCGCCCTCGGATGGCGAGCCTGGAGGGCAATCTTTGGGTCGCGCAGCGTGTGATGCCAGGCTTGCGTAAGTTGCACGTCCTCCGCTCGTGGGCCGCCATGAATATCAACATCGATGGCGCCCCGATCCTCGGCGAGGACCCGCGCCAGCCCGGTCTCTTTCATGCCGTGACGTCGAACGGCTACACGCTCGGGCCGCTGATGGGTCGTATGACGGCCGACCTCATCAGCCGGGGCGCGACCGACCGCGACATTTCGGGCTTTTCCATCGCACGATTTGAAGGCTAG
- a CDS encoding ABC transporter substrate-binding protein codes for MVRFARLLLPFLAASLLSGAAWAADCTSPVATSDLIKPGTLVMSTNPTLPPLQYVDKTGQLVGMRIELGKEIAKRLCLTPEFVKIEFDAMVPGLKGGRWDMINTGIFFTPERAKLMQMIPYEMQAISISVPPTSKAPISKLEDLEGKTVGVEIGGFEEGKAKAIDAELKRTGGKGLTILTFDSFALAYQALRAGQVEAVVSIDGVAKDYADRGDFKRAISGLYPTPVALAFKSKPLADAVLKVLDDMQKDGSYKTLFDRYGVVAPAGALAVQGPAT; via the coding sequence ATGGTCCGTTTCGCTCGCTTGCTTCTGCCTTTTTTGGCGGCATCCCTGCTCTCGGGAGCGGCCTGGGCCGCCGATTGCACGTCGCCGGTGGCGACCTCCGATCTGATCAAGCCCGGCACCTTGGTGATGTCGACCAATCCGACGCTGCCGCCGCTGCAATATGTCGACAAGACCGGCCAGCTCGTCGGCATGCGGATCGAGCTTGGCAAAGAGATCGCCAAGCGTCTGTGTCTCACGCCCGAATTTGTGAAAATCGAGTTCGACGCGATGGTTCCCGGCCTCAAGGGCGGACGCTGGGACATGATCAACACGGGCATCTTCTTCACGCCCGAGCGCGCCAAGCTGATGCAGATGATCCCTTATGAGATGCAGGCCATCAGCATTTCGGTTCCGCCTACCTCGAAAGCTCCCATCAGCAAACTCGAGGATCTGGAAGGCAAGACGGTCGGCGTGGAGATTGGCGGTTTCGAGGAGGGCAAGGCCAAAGCCATCGACGCCGAATTGAAGCGCACCGGCGGCAAGGGCCTGACGATCCTCACCTTCGACTCCTTCGCGCTGGCCTATCAGGCGCTCCGGGCCGGCCAGGTGGAAGCCGTGGTGTCGATCGATGGCGTCGCCAAGGATTATGCCGATCGTGGCGACTTTAAACGTGCCATTTCGGGCCTCTACCCGACGCCGGTAGCGCTAGCCTTCAAGAGCAAGCCCCTGGCCGATGCCGTGTTGAAGGTGCTGGACGATATGCAGAAGGACGGCAGCTACAAGACGCTGTTCGACCGCTATGGCGTGGTGGCGCCCGCTGGCGCCCTTGCGGTGCAGGGTCCGGCGACCTGA